A section of the Saccharopolyspora gregorii genome encodes:
- the purB gene encoding adenylosuccinate lyase, producing the protein MTVKPHLPNVLAHRYASPELVELWSPQHKIVLERQLWLAVLRAQADLGVDVPAGAVADYERVVDQVDLDSIAERERQTRHDVKARIEEFNALAGHEHVHKGMTSRDLTENVEQLQVRRSLEHVRDRVVAVLARLARLAAEHGELVVAGRSHNVAAQATTLGKRFATAADELLVAFGRVEDLLARYPLRGIKGPVGTSQDMLDLLGDAGKLADLEGRIAEHLGFGKVLTSVGQVYPRSLDFEVLTALSQLAAAPSSVAKTIRLMAGHELVTEGFQPGQVGSSAMPHKMNTRSCERVNGLSVLLRGYASMGGELAGDQWNEGDVSCSVVRRIALPDAFFAFDGLLETFLTVLDEFGAYPAVVARELDRYLPFLATTKVLMAAVRAGVGRETAHEAIKENAVAVALAMREQGIERNDLLDRLAADERLPLDKAALEELLADRLSFTGAASAQVAAVVAAVDEVVARYPEAARYTPSPIL; encoded by the coding sequence GTGACGGTCAAGCCCCACCTCCCGAACGTGCTCGCCCACCGCTACGCCTCGCCGGAGCTGGTCGAGCTGTGGTCCCCGCAGCACAAGATCGTGCTGGAACGGCAGCTGTGGCTGGCCGTGCTGCGCGCCCAGGCCGACCTCGGCGTCGACGTGCCCGCGGGCGCGGTCGCCGACTACGAGCGGGTCGTCGACCAGGTCGACCTGGACTCCATCGCCGAGCGCGAACGCCAGACCCGGCACGACGTGAAGGCCCGCATCGAGGAGTTCAACGCCCTCGCCGGGCACGAGCACGTGCACAAGGGCATGACCTCCCGCGACCTCACCGAGAACGTGGAGCAGCTGCAGGTCCGCCGCAGCCTGGAGCACGTGCGCGACCGCGTGGTCGCCGTGCTGGCCCGGCTGGCGCGGCTGGCCGCCGAGCACGGCGAGCTGGTCGTGGCGGGCCGGTCGCACAACGTGGCGGCGCAGGCCACCACGCTCGGCAAGCGGTTCGCGACGGCCGCCGACGAGCTGCTCGTCGCGTTCGGCCGGGTCGAGGACCTGCTGGCCCGCTACCCGCTGCGCGGCATCAAGGGCCCGGTCGGCACCTCGCAGGACATGCTGGACCTGCTCGGCGACGCCGGGAAGCTCGCCGACCTCGAAGGCCGCATCGCCGAGCACCTCGGGTTCGGGAAGGTGCTCACCAGCGTCGGCCAGGTGTACCCGCGCTCGCTGGACTTCGAGGTGCTCACCGCGCTGTCCCAGCTGGCCGCGGCGCCGTCCTCGGTGGCGAAGACGATCCGGCTGATGGCGGGCCACGAGCTCGTCACCGAGGGCTTCCAGCCCGGCCAGGTCGGCTCCAGCGCCATGCCGCACAAGATGAACACCCGCTCCTGCGAACGGGTCAACGGCCTGTCCGTGCTGCTGCGCGGTTACGCGTCGATGGGCGGCGAGCTGGCCGGGGACCAGTGGAACGAGGGCGACGTGTCCTGCTCGGTGGTGCGCCGCATCGCGCTGCCGGACGCGTTCTTCGCGTTCGACGGGCTGCTGGAGACGTTCCTGACGGTGCTCGACGAGTTCGGCGCCTACCCGGCCGTGGTGGCCCGCGAGCTGGACCGCTACCTGCCGTTCCTGGCGACGACGAAGGTGCTGATGGCCGCGGTGCGCGCCGGCGTCGGCCGGGAGACCGCGCACGAGGCGATCAAGGAGAACGCGGTCGCCGTGGCGCTGGCCATGCGGGAGCAGGGGATCGAGCGCAACGACCTGCTGGACCGGCTCGCCGCGGACGAGCGGCTGCCGCTGGACAAGGCGGCGCTGGAGGAGCTGCTCGCCGACCGGCTGTCCTTCACCGGCGCGGCCTCCGCCCAGGTCGCGGCCGTCGTCGCCGCGGTGGACGAGGTCGTCGCCCGCTACCCCGAGGCGGCCCGGTACACCCCGTCCCCCATCCTCTGA
- a CDS encoding DMT family transporter, translating to MAWIVLMISGVFEAGWAISLKLSDGFSKLWPSVSFLVLAAISFSGLAWAMRTLPAGPAYAVWTGIGAALTAVIGMVWLGDAVSALKIVSLVLIVAGVIGLNLVGSH from the coding sequence ATGGCGTGGATCGTGCTGATGATCTCCGGCGTGTTCGAGGCGGGCTGGGCGATCTCGCTGAAGCTCTCCGACGGCTTCAGCAAGCTGTGGCCCAGCGTGTCGTTCCTGGTGCTGGCCGCGATCAGCTTCAGCGGCCTCGCCTGGGCCATGCGCACGCTGCCCGCAGGCCCCGCCTACGCGGTGTGGACCGGCATCGGCGCCGCGCTCACCGCCGTGATCGGCATGGTGTGGCTCGGCGACGCCGTGTCCGCGCTCAAGATCGTGTCGCTGGTGCTCATCGTCGCCGGGGTGATCGGGCTGAACCTCGTCGGATCGCACTGA
- a CDS encoding phosphoribosylaminoimidazolesuccinocarboxamide synthase, producing the protein MVALSAYPLIAAGKVRQLHAVDDEHLLMVASDRISAYDHVLDTPIPDKGRVLTAMSVFWFDLLAELVPNHVVAHDDPRIPAEVRGRALLVRRLEMLPVECVARGYLTGSGLVDYRATGAVCGVELPDGLTEASRLPEPIFTPATKAELGSHDENVSFDAVAAEVGRERAEQLRELTLRVYARAAEHAESRGVVLADTKFEFGLDADGIVLGDEVLTPDSSRFWPADGYEPGRVQPSFDKQYVRNWLTSPESGWDRASDVPPPSLPDEVVAATRDRYVEAYERITGRDLADWPSPA; encoded by the coding sequence GTGGTCGCACTCTCGGCATACCCGCTGATCGCCGCGGGCAAGGTTCGCCAGCTGCACGCCGTGGACGACGAGCACCTGCTGATGGTCGCGTCGGACCGCATCTCGGCCTACGACCACGTGCTCGACACCCCCATCCCGGACAAGGGCCGGGTGCTGACGGCGATGAGCGTGTTCTGGTTCGACCTGCTCGCCGAGCTGGTGCCGAACCACGTCGTCGCGCACGACGACCCGCGCATCCCCGCCGAGGTGCGCGGCCGCGCGCTGCTGGTGCGCAGGCTGGAGATGCTGCCGGTGGAGTGCGTGGCCCGCGGTTACCTCACCGGTTCCGGCCTCGTCGACTACCGGGCGACCGGCGCGGTGTGCGGCGTCGAGCTGCCGGACGGGCTGACCGAGGCGTCCCGGCTGCCCGAGCCGATCTTCACCCCGGCCACGAAGGCGGAGCTCGGCTCGCACGACGAGAACGTCAGCTTCGACGCCGTGGCCGCCGAGGTGGGCCGGGAGCGCGCCGAGCAGCTGCGGGAGCTGACGCTGCGGGTGTACGCGCGGGCCGCCGAGCACGCGGAGAGCCGCGGCGTGGTCCTCGCCGACACCAAGTTCGAGTTCGGCCTCGACGCCGACGGCATCGTGCTGGGCGACGAGGTGCTCACCCCCGACTCCTCCCGGTTCTGGCCGGCCGACGGCTACGAGCCGGGCCGGGTGCAGCCGTCGTTCGACAAGCAGTACGTGCGGAACTGGCTGACCTCGCCGGAGTCCGGTTGGGACCGGGCCTCCGACGTGCCGCCGCCGTCGCTGCCGGACGAGGTGGTGGCCGCGACCCGCGACCGCTACGTCGAGGCCTACGAGCGCATCACCGGCCGCGACCTCGCCGACTGGCCCTCACCCGCCTGA
- a CDS encoding SigE family RNA polymerase sigma factor translates to MDQREEQEFAEYFAARREAVRRMAYMMCGDWHRADDLAQTAFISLHRHWRKVRDKGALDAYVRRTLSRAVIDESRRPWRREKFTDVLPDRPTGGSVEDGIATRQTLVAGLRQVPPKQRAVLVLRFLEGLDVAGVAEVMKCSEGTVKSQSARGLEALREALGGQLDDLRSTS, encoded by the coding sequence GTGGACCAGCGCGAGGAGCAGGAGTTCGCGGAGTATTTCGCGGCTCGGCGGGAGGCGGTTCGTCGGATGGCGTACATGATGTGCGGTGACTGGCACCGCGCGGACGACCTGGCCCAGACCGCGTTCATCTCCTTGCACCGGCATTGGCGCAAGGTGCGGGACAAGGGCGCGCTGGACGCGTACGTCCGCCGCACGCTCAGCCGCGCCGTGATCGACGAGTCCCGGCGGCCGTGGCGCCGCGAGAAGTTCACCGACGTGCTCCCGGACCGGCCCACCGGCGGCTCGGTCGAAGACGGCATCGCGACCCGGCAGACGCTGGTCGCCGGGCTGCGCCAGGTGCCGCCGAAGCAGCGGGCCGTGCTGGTGCTCCGATTCCTGGAGGGGCTCGACGTCGCCGGGGTCGCCGAGGTGATGAAGTGCAGCGAAGGCACCGTGAAGAGCCAGTCGGCCCGTGGGCTGGAGGCGCTGCGCGAGGCCTTGGGCGGCCAGCTCGACGATCTTCGATCGACGTCGTGA
- a CDS encoding TetR/AcrR family transcriptional regulator, whose product MTAATPKGERRRHALVAAAAELLAEGGLEAVRHRAVAERAGLPLASTTYYFTSLDDLVAAAVEHEGRAELTAGRARLDGLADELRTTEDVVELVLDLLLGAGSRIGGTEPVLLRYERLVGSPRRPYLAPLMRELTGELKDLLGEILARSGRPVDREQLDELIALVDGTVVNALIESDPEPRRAARRTLRRRLG is encoded by the coding sequence ATGACAGCCGCCACCCCCAAGGGCGAACGCCGCCGCCACGCACTCGTCGCGGCGGCGGCGGAACTGCTCGCCGAAGGCGGGCTCGAAGCGGTGCGGCACCGCGCCGTGGCGGAACGCGCCGGGCTGCCGCTCGCGTCCACCACCTACTACTTCACCTCGCTCGACGACCTCGTCGCCGCCGCCGTCGAGCACGAGGGCCGCGCGGAGCTCACCGCGGGCCGCGCCCGGCTCGACGGGCTCGCCGACGAGCTCCGCACCACCGAGGACGTCGTGGAACTGGTGCTGGACCTGCTGCTGGGCGCCGGATCCCGGATCGGCGGCACCGAGCCGGTGCTGCTGCGCTACGAACGGCTCGTCGGCTCGCCGCGGCGGCCGTACCTGGCGCCGCTGATGCGGGAGCTCACCGGGGAGCTGAAGGACCTGCTCGGCGAGATCCTCGCCCGCAGCGGCAGGCCCGTCGACCGCGAGCAGCTGGACGAGCTCATCGCGCTCGTCGACGGGACCGTGGTGAACGCGCTCATCGAGAGCGACCCCGAGCCGCGCCGCGCGGCCCGCCGAACCCTCCGCCGCAGGCTCGGCTGA